In the Tribolium castaneum strain GA2 chromosome 1, icTriCast1.1, whole genome shotgun sequence genome, one interval contains:
- the LOC103314860 gene encoding uncharacterized protein LOC103314860: MSQGDQSLLNRLQNLDLETKRPPVDAPPNPFMHRRRSKSLSSINFGSGCDCVKRNQAIKHTTSFKRPNRKILRDPILKFIKCSHSDKLSNVKISKKRKERLFGQCSRHKDRDFKSIVDACEKLTLETGNSDCYKAPSFQKARERSNSLSSRPEACALGASCSHQARMNVTPPCDVTIDELASYFETFVHIPKKMSSMAEMMYI; the protein is encoded by the coding sequence ATGTCGCAAGGAGACCAGAGTCTGCTCAACCGTTTGCAAAATCTCGACTTGGAGACTAAGCGCCCCCCCGTCGATGCGCCCCCCAACCCCTTCATGCACCGGCGGCGCTCCAAGTCGCTCTCGAGCATCAACTTCGGCTCGGGCTGCGACTGCGTTAAGAGGAACCAGGCCATCAAGCACACCACCTCCTTCAAGCGCCCCAACCGCAAGATCCTGCGCGACCCCATCCTCAAGTTCATCAAGTGCTCGCATAGTGATAAATTGTCGAATGTCAAGATCTCGAAAAAACGGAAAGAAAGACTGTTTGGGCAGTGCTCACGGCACAAAGACCGCGATTTCAAGTCGATAGTGGACGCGTGCGAGAAACTCACGCTGGAGACGGGCAATAGTGACTGTTACAAAGCCCCCAGTTTCCAAAAAGCGCGCGAAAGGTCCAATAGTCTGTCCTCGAGGCCCGAGGCCTGCGCCCTGGGGGCCAGCTGCTCGCACCAAGCGAGGATGAATGTGACGCCCCCGTGTGATGTGACAATCGACGAACTTGCCAGTTATTTCGAGACTTTTGTCCATATACCCAAGAAGATGAGCTCCATGGCCGAGATGATGTATATCTGA
- the Psa gene encoding puromycin-sensitive aminopeptidase: MSFLVSFSSRFFLSPLRRVPPIPNLLNELPEVPLFRRRPSPSFRRAQRTRLVHSVAVSVEQPLRGAPCSDRSTRKRFCFLAKESAMPTGKPFERLPETVRPKHYVLELVPDLKALVFDGTVAVQIEVVKPTNEIVLNAIDLEIKETTLKGPNVLTPDSTNFSVEDETVTFNFAKPLTPGSYTLSMRFKGELNDKMKGLYRSKYQNQKGEERYAAVTQFEATDARRCFPCWDEPALKATFDITLTVPKDLVALSNMPVKQSKPQGDLIRYDFATTPIMSTYLVACVVGEYDYVEDKSTDGVQVRVYTPRGKKEQGLFALEVATKVLPYYKDYFNIAYPLPKIDLIAIADFSAGAMENWGLVTYRETCLLVDPQNTSAVQKQWIALVVGHELAHQWFGNLVTMEWWTHLWLNEGYASFVEYLCVDHLFPEYDIWTQFVNDTYIRALELDCLKNSHPIEVPVGHPSEIDEIFDDISYNKGASVIRMLHNYIGDEDFRKGMNLYLTRHQYKNTFTEDLWAALEEASNKPVGAVMSTWTKQMGFPVIKVTSRPDNNKGVVLTLAQSKYTADGSKAPDDFLWMIPVSIITSKQKNKPISTVLKTKEAEVVIPDVGPNDWIKVNPGTVGFYRTQYAPDLLAKFIPAIKDRSLPPLDRLGLLDDLFAMVQAGHTNTVEVLKLLEAFTDETDYTVWSSINNVLVKLNMLLSYTDCADDFKTYQKRILSKIYKRLGWNPKATERHLDTLLRGLVLGRLSWLDDDDTIAEAKKRFEGHVNSSQTLPADLRSACYKTVLRAGGEDVYNTLLKLYRSVDLHEEKDRISRALGAAKDPEILSRVLKFAISEEVRAQDTVFVIISVAMSRVGRDLAWRFFVDNWSLFNDRYKGYLLTRLVKFVAENFASEESAKEVEEFFKTHDISGTERTVQQAVETIRLNAAWLKRDTNAIKNYLTSN; encoded by the exons atgtcatttctCGTCAGTTTTTCATCCCGTTTTTTCCTGTCGCCCTTGCGTAGAGTCCCCCCGATCCCGAATTTATTGAATGAATTGCCGGAAGTACCGTTATTCCGCCGCCGTCCCTCCCCCTCCTTCCGGCGGGCGCAGCGTACGCGTTTAGTTCATTCGGTTGCCGTGTCAGTGGAGCAGCCGCTTCGTGGAGCACCTTGTAGTGACCGTAGTACGCGTAAAAGGTTCTGTTTTCTCGCCAAGGAGTCCGCAATGCCCACTGGGAAGCCGTTCGAGAGGCTGCCGGAGACGGTCAGACCCAAACACTACGTGCTGGAGCTGGTGCCGGACCTGAAGGCGCTCGTCTTCGATGGAACCGTCGCCGTGCAAATTGAG gTTGTGAAGCCAACAAACGAGATTGTACTTAACGCCATCGACTTAGAAATCAAAGAAACGACCTTAAAAGGCCCCAATGTCTTAACACCGGACTCGACCAACTTCTCGGTCGAAGACGAAACCGTAACATTTAATTTCGCCAAACCGCTAACACCCGGCTCTTACACGCTCAGTATGCGCTTCAAAGGCGAACTCAACGACAAAATGAAAGGTCTCTACCGAAGCAAATACCAGAACCAAAAAGGCGAAGAACGCTACGCTGCCGTCACACAGTTCGAAGCAACCGACGCCCGTCGGTGCTTCCCCTGCTGGGACGAACCCGCCCTCAAAGCCACCTTCGACATCACCCTAACCGTACCCAAAGATCTAGTCGCTTTGAGCAACATGCCTGTCAAACAATCGAAGCCCCAAGGCGACCTGATTCGCTACGACTTCGCAACAACTCCAATCATGTCCACCTATTTGGTCGCCTGTGTGGTGGGGGAGTACGATTACGTGGAGGACAAATCAACAGATGGGGTGCAAGTCAGGGTGTACACACCACGGGGGAAGAAGGAGCAAGGGCTATTTGCGCTGGAAGTGGCAACGAAAGTGCTACCCTATTATAAGGATTATTTCAATATTGCGTACCCCCTGCCTAAAATCGATCTGATTGCGATCGCAGATTTCAGCGCGGGGGCTATGGAAAACTGGGGCTTGGTCACGTACCGTGAGACCTGCCTTTTGGTGGACCCCCAGAACACCTCAGCTGTGCAAAAACAGTGGATTGCGCTCGTAGTGGGCCATGAGTTGGCCCACCAATGGTTCGGCAACTTGGTCACGATGGAGTGGTGGACGCATTTATGGTTGAACGAGGGCTACGCCTCCTTTGTGGAGTATTTGTGCGTCGATCATTTGTTCCCCGAGTACGATATTTGGACGCAGTTTGTTAATGACACGTATATTCGGGCTTTGGAGCtcgattgtttgaaaaactcgCACCCGATCGAAGTTCCGGTCGGTCATCCCTCGGAAATCGACGAAATTTTCGACGATATCAGCTATAATAAGGGGGCGTCGGTTATCCGAATGCTGCATAATTATATCGGAGATGAAGATTTTCGCAAAGGGATGAATTTGTACTTAACGCGACATCAGTATAAAAACACGTTTACTGAGGATCTTTGGGCTGCGCTGGAGGAGGCGTCCAATAAACCGGTGGGTGCTGTCATGTCGACTTGGACCAAGCAAATGGGTTTTCCGGTGATTAAGGTTACGAGCCGACCTGATAAtaacaaaggggtggttttgaCGCTTGCTCAAAGTAAATATACGGCTGATGGGTCGAAAGCACCGGATGATTTCTTGTGGATGATTCCGGTGTCGATTATCACGtcgaaacagaaaaataagcCCATTAGTACTGTACTTAAGACGAAGGAAGCGGAGGTTGTCATTCCGGATGTTGGTCCAAATGATTGGATTAAG GTGAATCCGGGGACTGTTGGCTTCTACCGCACTCAGTACGCTCCGGACCTTCTTGCCAAATTTATTCCGGCGATCAAAGACCGGAGTTTGCCTCCACTGGACCGACTTGGTCTTTTGGATGATCTGTTCGCAATGGTCCAAGCCGGACATACGAACACCGTCGAGGTCTTGAAACTACTTGAAGCTTTCACCGACGAGACGGACTATACAGTCTGGTCCTCAATCAACAATGTCTTGGTTAAGTTAAACATGTTGTTGAGCTATACCGACTGTGCGGACGACTTCAAAACGTACCAGAAACGCATTTTGAGCAAGATTTACAAACGGTTGGGGTGGAACCCCAAGGCTACGGAACGCCATCTCGACACCCTCCTCCGGGGGCTGGTTTTGGGCCGCTTGTCGTGGCTCGATGACGACGACACCATCGCCGAGGCCAAGAAACGTTTCGAAGGTCACGTCAATTCTAGTCAAACTTTACCGGCGGATTTACGAAGTGCCTGCTACAAAACTGTACTTAGAGCGGGGGGCGAAGATGTTTACAACACGCTTTTGAAATTGTATAGATCGGTGGATTTACACGAGGAGAAGGATCGGATCAGTCGAGCGCTGGGTGCAGCGAAGGATCCTGAGATCTTGTCAAGGGTCTTGAAGTTCGCCATATCG GAGGAGGTGCGGGCGCAGGACACCGTCTTCGTGATCATCTCCGTGGCGATGTCGCGCGTTGGCAGAGACCTCGCGTGGCGATTTTTCGTCGACAATTGGTCGCTATTCAATGATAGATACAAAGGGTATCTACTGACGAGGTTGGTTAAGTTCGTGGCGGAGAATTTCGCCAGTGAGGAGTCGGCGAAGGAAGTCGAAGAGTTTTTCAAGACGCATGATATCTCGGGAACGGAACGGACGGTGCAGCAAGCCGTTGAGACGATAAGGTTGAATGCGGCGTGGTTGAAACGCGACACAAATGCCATAAAGAATTACCTCACTAGCAACTGa